A genomic segment from Terriglobales bacterium encodes:
- a CDS encoding isoaspartyl peptidase/L-asparaginase — protein sequence MANNPVLLVHGGAWAIPDELVDAHLKGVRKAMAEGWHVLEGGGSSVEAAEAAIIVMEDDDTFDAGRGSFLNRDGRVQLDAMIMDGATLRAGGVGCVERIRNAVRAARKVLEESPHVYLVAEGAERFAALHGIPLIDNSELVVEREVQHLRRAKETIARGESHEIFASEEIASDTVGTVALDQHGNLAAATSTGGTLNKTPGRVGDSSLIGCGCYADNESGAVSTTGWGEPMMKLVLGKWATDQIRCGLTPQEAASAAIEYLKRRLNGHGGMILLDREGRNGIAHNTPRMAWGLRTSSDEEWGIKK from the coding sequence TTGGCCAATAATCCTGTGCTCCTGGTCCATGGTGGCGCCTGGGCCATTCCTGATGAGCTGGTAGATGCCCATCTGAAAGGCGTGCGCAAAGCGATGGCCGAGGGCTGGCACGTGCTTGAAGGAGGCGGAAGTTCCGTGGAAGCTGCAGAAGCGGCCATCATAGTAATGGAGGACGACGATACGTTCGACGCCGGGCGGGGCAGTTTCCTCAACCGGGACGGCCGGGTGCAGTTGGACGCGATGATCATGGATGGCGCGACGCTGCGGGCGGGAGGAGTGGGTTGTGTGGAGCGGATCCGCAATGCCGTTCGCGCAGCACGCAAGGTGCTGGAGGAGAGCCCGCACGTGTACTTAGTTGCGGAGGGGGCAGAGCGTTTCGCTGCGCTGCATGGCATCCCGCTGATTGATAATTCCGAACTGGTGGTGGAGCGCGAAGTACAACACCTGCGCCGGGCGAAGGAGACTATTGCACGCGGGGAAAGCCATGAGATCTTTGCCTCGGAGGAGATTGCAAGCGACACCGTCGGCACGGTGGCACTCGATCAACATGGAAATCTGGCTGCGGCTACCTCGACTGGGGGGACCTTAAACAAGACTCCGGGCCGGGTGGGGGATTCTTCGCTCATCGGATGCGGCTGCTACGCGGATAACGAAAGCGGTGCGGTGTCAACGACGGGATGGGGCGAGCCCATGATGAAGCTAGTGCTGGGAAAATGGGCCACCGACCAGATACGGTGCGGACTCACGCCCCAAGAAGCAGCCAGCGCGGCGATCGAGTATCTGAAGCGGCGCCTCAACGGGCATGGGGGAATGATTCTGCTCGATCGCGAGGGCCGTAATGGGATCGCACATAACACGCCACGGATGGCGTGGGGACTGCGCACCAGCAGCGACGAGGAGTGGGGGATAAAGAAGTGA
- a CDS encoding CDP-alcohol phosphatidyltransferase family protein, which produces MTWTSAVGRACRVLLHKIVHGLALTKISPNALTFIGLLINIIAAIFFGFASVENQRRMFLYAGLVIIGAGVFDMVDGRVARATGQVTQFGGFFDSVIDRYSDVALYFGLLVYYARASRFFYVVLTALVMVTSLMVSYTRARAENMIPQCKVGFMERPERIVLVIIGAIFNRMAPVLWVIAVLGNITVIHRILYAYEQTRVKPSTRKLQPQEPMAVNQ; this is translated from the coding sequence GTGACTTGGACCAGCGCTGTCGGACGGGCCTGCCGAGTGCTGCTGCACAAGATTGTGCACGGGCTTGCGCTCACGAAAATATCCCCCAACGCGCTGACGTTTATTGGCCTGCTAATCAATATTATTGCTGCTATCTTCTTTGGGTTCGCCAGCGTAGAGAACCAGAGGCGGATGTTTCTGTACGCCGGGCTGGTGATCATTGGGGCCGGTGTGTTCGACATGGTGGACGGCCGAGTGGCACGAGCAACCGGGCAGGTGACCCAATTCGGCGGCTTCTTCGATTCCGTCATCGATCGCTATAGCGATGTGGCCCTGTACTTCGGTTTGCTGGTGTATTATGCGCGCGCCAGCCGGTTCTTTTATGTGGTGCTGACGGCGCTGGTGATGGTGACATCGTTGATGGTGAGTTACACGCGGGCCCGCGCCGAGAACATGATCCCGCAATGCAAGGTGGGCTTCATGGAGCGCCCGGAGCGAATCGTGCTGGTGATCATCGGGGCGATCTTCAACCGCATGGCGCCGGTGCTTTGGGTGATCGCGGTGCTGGGAAATATCACGGTGATCCACCGCATCCTTTATGCCTACGAGCAGACCAGAGTGAAACCCTCCACCCGCAAGCTCCAGCCTCAGGAACCGATGGCGGTCAACCAGTAG
- the greA gene encoding transcription elongation factor GreA gives MPEHIRKKLEEEIRSLEYELGVELPKELKKAVAMGDLSENAEYHMAKQRQEYVRARLGQLKKRMADLSLVNMNNIPKDKAALGSTVRVYDSTKDEQLEYKLVTSEESDVTQGLISTTSPIGRALIGKKVGDTAVVVTPNGKRELEVLKLTTIHDDAGEEANA, from the coding sequence ATGCCAGAGCACATCAGGAAGAAATTGGAAGAGGAAATCCGGTCGCTGGAGTACGAACTAGGAGTGGAACTGCCCAAAGAGCTGAAGAAGGCGGTCGCCATGGGAGATTTAAGCGAGAACGCCGAATACCATATGGCGAAACAGCGGCAGGAATATGTGCGGGCGCGGCTGGGTCAGTTGAAGAAGCGGATGGCCGATCTCTCGCTGGTCAACATGAACAATATTCCCAAAGATAAGGCTGCGCTAGGATCGACCGTCCGGGTGTACGATTCCACCAAGGACGAGCAATTGGAATACAAGCTGGTAACGAGTGAGGAATCGGATGTGACCCAAGGTCTGATTTCTACGACCTCACCGATTGGTCGCGCTCTGATCGGCAAAAAGGTGGGAGACACGGCTGTCGTGGTCACTCCCAATGGAAAACGCGAACTCGAGGTTCTGAAACTGACTACCATCCACGATGATGCCGGCGAAGAGGCGAATGCGTAA
- a CDS encoding CarD family transcriptional regulator encodes MMNASHQFQVGDKVVYPNHGVGIIEQISSRTLGTTVERFYLLKIKASSLKVMVPFNNVASVGLRRVIRNGEIQKILDFLTEGECCNHADWKYRYKENSEKMRTGSLMEVAAVLKGLLLLNQSKPLSFREKKMLERARYLLVSEMAMAKNWDELQVEQLLSKALAKSNLRFPEAAGNA; translated from the coding sequence ATGATGAATGCATCGCATCAATTCCAAGTAGGTGACAAAGTCGTTTATCCCAATCATGGCGTAGGCATCATTGAGCAAATCAGCAGCCGGACCCTGGGCACCACCGTGGAACGGTTCTATCTGCTTAAGATCAAGGCCAGCAGCCTCAAGGTGATGGTGCCTTTCAATAATGTCGCCAGCGTCGGCCTGAGGCGGGTGATCCGTAACGGCGAGATCCAGAAGATTTTAGATTTCCTGACAGAGGGCGAGTGCTGCAACCACGCCGACTGGAAATACCGTTACAAGGAAAACTCAGAGAAGATGCGTACCGGCTCGCTGATGGAAGTGGCCGCGGTGCTCAAAGGCCTCCTGCTGCTCAACCAGAGCAAGCCTCTGTCGTTCCGCGAAAAGAAGATGCTCGAACGAGCCCGTTACCTTCTGGTCAGCGAAATGGCCATGGCCAAGAACTGGGACGAGCTGCAGGTTGAGCAACTCCTCTCGAAGGCTCTGGCGAAGTCCAATCTCCGCTTCCCGGAGGCCGCGGGCAACGCCTAG
- the ruvX gene encoding Holliday junction resolvase RuvX, with product MPESLLEHPRVLGLDVGARTIGMAVSDPLGLTAQGLGTIRRRNKRYDFDQLARTIREYQVAEIVVGYPLRLSGVPSAQSAKMSDFAEDLRGRFRLPVHLVDERLTSVQANRLLRDAELSIEKRAQAVDRLAAILILQLFLDRRASKPSGAAQDPAGSESASGT from the coding sequence GTGCCTGAATCTCTCTTAGAACACCCCCGCGTCCTCGGTCTTGACGTCGGCGCACGTACGATCGGCATGGCGGTTTCCGATCCCCTGGGCCTGACCGCGCAGGGGCTGGGCACAATCCGGCGGCGCAACAAACGTTATGACTTCGATCAACTTGCCCGCACCATCCGCGAGTATCAGGTTGCGGAGATCGTAGTAGGCTACCCTTTGCGTCTGAGCGGCGTGCCAAGCGCTCAATCTGCCAAGATGTCCGACTTTGCGGAGGATCTCCGCGGTCGTTTCCGGCTACCAGTTCACCTGGTCGACGAACGTCTGACCTCTGTCCAGGCTAACCGCCTTCTGCGGGATGCTGAGCTTAGCATTGAAAAGCGCGCACAAGCAGTCGATCGGCTGGCGGCGATCCTGATCCTGCAATTGTTCCTCGATCGCCGTGCTTCCAAGCCCTCCGGAGCTGCACAAGATCCTGCTGGTTCAGAGAGTGCGTCCGGCACCTAA
- the mltG gene encoding endolytic transglycosylase MltG has protein sequence MLRFLLRLVVLAILVVGAWLAWALLLPVRPGQPKFVLLRPGWSTKHIANELQAQGVIRSARAFLLYHYLANPTTLKAGEYKFEAPASVRQIHQRLVHGDIFVHTVVIPEGFNLFEIAAVIDGAGLGSKQEFLDAARAQTALVSDIDPQAQSLEGYLFPDTYGFTRTQTMSDIVSSMVRRFRQEAHGLSLNHDVHRVVTLAAIVEKETAVPEERPLVASVYQNRLNRGMALDADPTVIYAALLANRYTGTIHQSDLQSDSPYNTYKFPGLPPGPIANPGRASLQAALQPAATDYLYFVSDGNGHHRFARTLEEHSRNVSAYRRSRLEAVPSSGVHVGRLRRTAAR, from the coding sequence TTGTTGCGATTCCTGCTGAGACTTGTGGTATTGGCAATTCTGGTTGTCGGCGCCTGGCTGGCTTGGGCCCTGCTGCTGCCCGTTCGGCCGGGACAACCGAAATTTGTGCTCTTACGTCCAGGATGGTCCACCAAGCACATTGCCAACGAACTGCAGGCCCAAGGGGTAATCCGCAGCGCACGTGCCTTCCTCCTCTATCACTATCTCGCCAACCCCACCACGCTGAAAGCAGGCGAATACAAGTTCGAAGCGCCGGCAAGCGTCAGGCAGATCCATCAGCGCCTGGTTCATGGCGACATCTTCGTCCATACCGTGGTCATTCCCGAAGGCTTCAACCTGTTTGAGATCGCAGCCGTAATAGACGGAGCCGGGTTGGGTTCGAAGCAGGAATTTCTCGATGCAGCACGGGCGCAGACTGCTCTGGTCAGCGATATTGATCCCCAGGCTCAATCACTGGAAGGCTATCTTTTTCCTGACACCTACGGCTTCACCCGCACCCAGACAATGTCGGACATCGTGTCCTCCATGGTGCGCCGTTTCCGCCAGGAGGCTCACGGATTGTCTTTGAATCATGACGTGCACCGCGTCGTCACCCTCGCTGCCATCGTAGAAAAGGAGACCGCTGTCCCAGAGGAACGACCGTTAGTCGCCAGCGTCTACCAGAATCGCCTGAACCGGGGAATGGCTCTGGACGCCGATCCTACCGTTATCTATGCCGCCTTGCTCGCAAACCGTTATACCGGGACCATTCATCAGTCCGATCTGCAGTCTGACTCGCCCTACAACACCTACAAGTTTCCTGGCCTGCCACCAGGACCGATTGCAAATCCCGGACGGGCATCGCTCCAAGCCGCTTTGCAGCCGGCCGCTACCGACTATCTTTACTTTGTCAGCGACGGCAATGGGCACCATCGTTTCGCCCGCACACTCGAGGAGCATTCCCGCAACGTCAGTGCATACCGCAGATCCAGACTGGAAGCAGTGCCTTCGTCAGGAGTGCACGTTGGCCGCTTGCGGCGAACCGCAGCACGCTAA
- a CDS encoding DUF4292 domain-containing protein, protein MLTSASKTADLDQLLDFINREAAAIHTLNATIDIDTSVGGSTKGKITEYREIRGYILFRKPQMLRMIGLFPIVRNRAFDMVSDGSSFKLSIPAKNKFVVGSNEIEQPSPNALENLRPQVIHDALLLRPVNPQNEIAILENATELVPQANGKKQIQQAEYLVDIIARGDKGWYLSRKVVFSRSDLLPYRQLIYDRNGWVATEVRYNQFKDVNGVQFPYDIDIWRPQEEYSINITVVKLTLNEPLSDEQFVLNQPSGSQLVQLGHASSPSSTLLPANSLQPGGDAEKHR, encoded by the coding sequence GTGCTCACGTCCGCCTCGAAAACTGCTGACCTTGATCAACTCCTCGATTTCATCAATCGTGAGGCAGCCGCGATTCATACCCTTAATGCCACTATTGATATTGATACTTCCGTTGGCGGCTCTACCAAGGGCAAGATTACCGAGTATCGGGAGATTCGCGGCTATATCCTTTTCCGCAAGCCGCAAATGCTGCGCATGATCGGACTGTTTCCCATCGTCCGCAATCGCGCTTTTGATATGGTCAGCGATGGTTCAAGCTTCAAGCTTTCCATCCCTGCCAAGAACAAGTTTGTGGTGGGGTCAAATGAAATTGAGCAGCCGTCACCTAACGCTCTGGAGAACCTCCGCCCACAGGTCATCCACGATGCCCTGCTTCTCCGTCCGGTAAATCCGCAAAACGAGATCGCCATATTGGAAAACGCCACGGAACTCGTGCCACAGGCCAACGGCAAAAAGCAGATTCAACAAGCCGAGTACCTCGTTGACATCATCGCCCGCGGCGACAAGGGCTGGTATCTTTCTCGAAAAGTGGTCTTCAGCCGCAGCGACCTGCTTCCTTACCGCCAGTTGATTTATGACCGGAACGGCTGGGTGGCAACCGAGGTCCGCTATAACCAATTCAAGGACGTCAACGGCGTGCAGTTTCCTTACGATATCGACATCTGGCGTCCCCAGGAGGAGTATTCCATTAACATTACGGTGGTTAAGCTCACCCTCAACGAACCCCTCAGCGACGAACAGTTCGTGCTGAACCAGCCGTCTGGTTCCCAGTTGGTCCAGTTGGGACACGCCTCTTCACCCTCTTCTACGCTTCTGCCCGCCAATTCCCTGCAGCCTGGCGGTGATGCTGAGAAGCATCGCTAG
- a CDS encoding FtsX-like permease family protein has product MNRMILANLVHRPMRSLISIVAIAVEVTLILLIVGLSLGMLNDSKTRQQGIGADVMVQPPGSSFLSGISGAPASVKIADKLRQLPHVKVVSPVITQITMAGAVEVVMGIDLDSFQQLGGPFHFISGGPFQAPNDVIVDDYYASGRNIKVGSTIEILNNPFRVCGIVEHGKGARKFLPLRTLQDLIGAHGKASIFYVKLDDPAYAPVVTQEMRAIPGMQSYVVRSMQEYLSMMTPGNLPGLSQFITVVIAVAVIIGFIVIFQAMYTAVMERTREIGILKSMGASKLYIMNVILRETLLLSIAGILLGIALSFAARRGIATRFPTLPIQIDPRWISYAIAIAVGGAILGALYPAFKAAQKDPIEALAYE; this is encoded by the coding sequence ATGAATCGGATGATCCTTGCGAACCTCGTACACCGGCCGATGCGGTCGCTGATCAGCATTGTCGCCATCGCCGTCGAGGTCACGCTCATCCTGCTGATCGTCGGCCTCTCGCTGGGAATGCTCAATGACTCCAAGACTCGGCAGCAGGGCATTGGCGCCGATGTTATGGTTCAGCCGCCGGGTTCCTCCTTCCTCTCCGGGATCAGCGGTGCCCCTGCGTCAGTCAAAATCGCCGACAAGCTGCGTCAGCTTCCGCACGTCAAGGTCGTCTCACCGGTAATCACCCAGATCACGATGGCCGGAGCTGTCGAAGTAGTAATGGGAATCGATCTCGATTCTTTCCAGCAACTGGGCGGACCCTTCCACTTCATTTCCGGCGGACCCTTTCAAGCTCCCAACGACGTGATCGTGGATGACTACTATGCCAGCGGCAGGAACATCAAGGTCGGCTCAACCATCGAAATTCTGAACAATCCTTTCCGTGTTTGCGGCATCGTGGAGCACGGGAAGGGCGCCCGCAAGTTTCTTCCCCTCAGAACGCTGCAGGACTTGATTGGCGCGCACGGTAAAGCTTCTATCTTCTACGTCAAACTCGATGATCCGGCCTACGCGCCAGTTGTGACGCAGGAGATGCGCGCGATCCCCGGTATGCAGTCTTACGTCGTGCGCTCCATGCAGGAATACCTGAGCATGATGACGCCGGGCAACCTTCCGGGACTCTCCCAGTTCATCACCGTGGTAATTGCGGTAGCGGTTATCATCGGCTTCATCGTGATCTTTCAGGCCATGTACACGGCAGTAATGGAGCGCACCCGCGAAATCGGCATCCTGAAGTCCATGGGGGCATCCAAGCTCTACATCATGAATGTGATCCTGCGGGAAACCTTGTTGCTCTCGATCGCAGGAATTCTTCTTGGCATCGCTCTGAGCTTCGCTGCCCGCCGCGGCATCGCGACCAGGTTTCCGACTTTGCCCATTCAGATCGATCCCCGTTGGATCAGCTATGCCATTGCGATCGCCGTCGGTGGCGCCATCCTGGGAGCCCTATATCCCGCTTTCAAGGCTGCCCAGAAGGATCCTATCGAAGCACTCGCCTACGAATAA
- a CDS encoding DUF4136 domain-containing protein yields the protein MAQTVKVNWQQNAPFGDYKTYQWKTLANAQNDFYTQWVMPDVDAQLSTKGLTKVSPGQRADLIVSYHLATLEVKDSTTTTDGFGWGPGPWGWWGGWAGEQDLTTFSSTTQRPRFMGILTVDLADSSRKQLVWRGQATVDSISNSEKGDEKQTEKCVEKMFKKYPPK from the coding sequence ATGGCGCAAACAGTGAAAGTGAATTGGCAACAGAACGCGCCGTTCGGAGACTACAAGACCTATCAATGGAAAACGTTAGCCAACGCGCAGAACGATTTCTACACCCAGTGGGTGATGCCAGACGTGGATGCGCAACTTTCCACAAAGGGGCTAACTAAGGTCTCGCCCGGACAGCGAGCGGACCTGATCGTCTCCTATCACCTGGCTACTCTCGAGGTAAAGGACTCGACCACGACAACCGACGGCTTCGGATGGGGACCGGGTCCCTGGGGCTGGTGGGGCGGTTGGGCTGGGGAGCAAGACCTCACCACCTTCTCCAGCACGACTCAGAGGCCGAGGTTCATGGGAATTCTCACAGTAGATTTGGCGGACAGCAGCCGGAAGCAACTGGTGTGGCGTGGGCAGGCGACGGTGGACAGCATCTCCAACTCAGAAAAGGGTGACGAGAAGCAAACCGAGAAGTGCGTAGAAAAGATGTTCAAGAAGTACCCGCCAAAGTGA
- the bstA gene encoding bacillithiol transferase BstA — translation MSEDLHYPVGKFFHAGPLTDHQRQECIRQIDATPASLRSAVAGLSDSQLDTPYRPGGWTVRQVVHHVPDSHLNSYTRFRLALTEDQPTIRTYDEKQWAELSDAKSAPVEVSLALLEALHYRWVLLLKSITPAQWGRKLLHPQLGAIDLDHLLALYAWHGRHHVAHITGLRERMGWQS, via the coding sequence ATGTCAGAAGATCTTCATTATCCGGTGGGAAAATTTTTCCACGCAGGACCACTTACAGATCACCAGCGTCAGGAATGCATTCGACAGATCGACGCTACTCCCGCAAGCTTGCGTTCTGCGGTTGCCGGGCTCAGCGACTCTCAGCTCGACACACCCTATCGCCCTGGAGGCTGGACGGTGCGACAGGTAGTTCACCACGTCCCTGACAGCCACCTTAACAGCTACACCCGTTTTCGGCTCGCCCTCACCGAGGATCAGCCCACAATTCGTACCTATGATGAAAAACAATGGGCTGAACTCAGCGACGCCAAATCAGCCCCGGTGGAGGTCTCCCTCGCCCTTCTAGAGGCTCTACACTACCGTTGGGTTTTGCTCCTAAAGTCGATCACCCCAGCGCAGTGGGGACGGAAGCTTCTCCATCCCCAGCTCGGAGCTATTGACCTCGATCACTTGCTCGCTCTCTATGCCTGGCACGGACGACATCACGTCGCCCACATCACAGGGCTGCGCGAGCGCATGGGCTGGCAGTCCTGA
- a CDS encoding DUF4397 domain-containing protein, with protein MKLLLRFMLGCAIFALLVGSGCGGGSSSSTRLRVLHASPNSVAFDVLVDKSTFATGLPYSSSTGYEGVSSGSRQIQVEPTGTTNFIIDTTVNLSSSTDYTLMIAGLANGLSTVLLTDNNTAPSSGDFSIRFVHGSPAPGPLDIYLTGPSDDLNTATPVQSSLSFKSASSYVTQTAGTFRIRMTAAGSKAVLVDSGAVTFSAGQIRTVVALDAPGGGPPISAVILADLN; from the coding sequence ATGAAATTGTTGCTCCGGTTCATGCTAGGCTGTGCGATTTTTGCCCTACTGGTAGGGTCTGGATGTGGGGGCGGGAGTAGCAGTTCGACCCGTCTACGCGTCTTGCATGCTTCGCCGAATTCGGTTGCCTTCGACGTTCTGGTGGACAAATCAACGTTCGCCACTGGTCTACCCTACAGCTCGTCGACGGGGTATGAGGGGGTTTCCAGTGGTTCGCGGCAGATCCAGGTGGAGCCCACGGGAACCACCAACTTCATCATCGACACGACCGTAAATCTGTCATCGAGCACGGACTACACCCTGATGATCGCGGGATTGGCCAACGGCCTCTCGACCGTGCTGCTGACCGATAACAACACTGCCCCTTCCTCCGGCGATTTCAGTATTCGTTTCGTACATGGCTCGCCTGCACCCGGCCCGCTGGACATCTACTTGACTGGCCCTAGCGACGACCTCAACACTGCCACACCCGTGCAGAGCAGCCTCAGTTTTAAAAGCGCCTCGAGCTACGTGACCCAGACCGCAGGGACATTCCGCATCCGGATGACCGCCGCCGGGTCCAAGGCGGTGCTGGTAGACTCCGGCGCGGTGACGTTTAGCGCAGGCCAGATACGCACGGTAGTGGCGCTGGATGCGCCGGGAGGAGGCCCTCCTATCAGCGCTGTGATTCTTGCTGACCTCAATTAG
- a CDS encoding cytochrome c, translated as MKNAAVVLVIAMALAGTTCLAAESGADVFKSKCASCHGPDGSGNTPVGKSLKLRDLSSAEVQAQSEADIKTIIEKGKGKMPGYSGKLSPEQIDAVAKYVKSLKK; from the coding sequence ATGAAGAATGCAGCAGTTGTTCTCGTCATAGCCATGGCGCTGGCTGGAACGACGTGTTTAGCGGCGGAAAGCGGGGCTGATGTATTCAAGTCGAAGTGCGCCAGCTGTCACGGTCCAGATGGGTCCGGCAATACGCCAGTCGGAAAATCGCTGAAGCTTCGCGATCTTTCTTCTGCCGAAGTGCAGGCGCAGAGCGAGGCTGATATCAAGACCATCATCGAAAAGGGCAAAGGGAAGATGCCGGGGTACTCCGGCAAGCTGAGTCCAGAGCAAATAGATGCCGTCGCCAAATATGTAAAAAGCTTGAAAAAATAA
- the hemA gene encoding glutamyl-tRNA reductase, with protein MEPCLMVIGVNYRTAPVEVRERFWIGPSRRYEALIELSHSPAIDEVVVLATCNRTEFILWTHDASAAASSVLNFLTTNYGLRLCEWKYFYRLLDEPALLHIFKVTSSLDSMIVGEPEIVAQVKDAWALSQKTGTSQRFLDAVFQKALSVSKRVRNETRIGNCAVSVPYAAVELARQIFGCLKDRRILILGAGKMSETSARYLVKYGATDVRVINRTLENAQQLAEKLGGVAIPFEERWQHFVEADVIIASTSCPNLIFTREEAEVVHQERDGRPLLLIDIAVPRDIDPEVKKVHGVFLYDIDDLEEVVERNAGQREAAAEAALEILTEEAHLFRRKLLAERLVPTIVALRNRLDDICRQELDAFRTDTGPFTEEQEKALAALTSRITQRLAGFLARELKEHPEKLEQEQLAAAVQRLFHLEQPGVAAAGPTN; from the coding sequence GTGGAACCCTGTTTGATGGTCATTGGCGTGAACTACCGGACCGCCCCGGTAGAGGTGCGCGAGCGCTTCTGGATCGGCCCCAGCCGGCGATATGAAGCCCTGATTGAACTTTCCCATTCACCTGCCATCGACGAGGTGGTCGTCCTGGCCACCTGCAATCGCACGGAATTCATTCTCTGGACGCACGATGCCTCCGCGGCCGCAAGTTCCGTCCTTAACTTCCTGACCACGAACTACGGCCTCCGCCTCTGCGAATGGAAGTATTTCTACCGCCTGCTGGATGAGCCTGCCCTGCTGCACATCTTCAAGGTCACCTCCAGCCTGGACTCGATGATTGTCGGCGAGCCTGAAATCGTCGCCCAGGTCAAGGACGCCTGGGCCTTGTCGCAGAAGACAGGAACCTCGCAGCGTTTTCTCGACGCGGTTTTCCAGAAAGCGCTCTCCGTCTCCAAGCGCGTGCGCAATGAAACCAGGATTGGAAACTGCGCCGTCTCGGTTCCCTACGCAGCAGTAGAACTGGCGCGCCAGATCTTCGGTTGTCTGAAAGACCGTCGCATCCTCATTCTGGGCGCAGGCAAGATGAGCGAAACCTCAGCCCGTTATCTAGTCAAATACGGAGCCACAGACGTGCGCGTGATCAACCGCACCCTGGAAAATGCACAACAACTGGCCGAGAAGCTTGGCGGCGTTGCCATCCCCTTTGAGGAGCGCTGGCAACATTTTGTGGAAGCAGATGTCATCATCGCCTCCACCTCCTGCCCTAACCTGATTTTCACCCGCGAAGAAGCCGAGGTAGTCCATCAGGAACGAGACGGCCGCCCCCTGCTGCTGATTGACATTGCCGTGCCTCGCGACATCGATCCCGAGGTCAAAAAAGTGCACGGCGTTTTCCTCTATGACATTGACGATCTGGAGGAGGTGGTAGAGCGGAATGCGGGTCAGCGCGAGGCAGCTGCGGAGGCTGCGCTGGAGATCCTCACTGAGGAAGCACATCTTTTTCGCCGCAAGCTGCTGGCAGAACGGCTGGTGCCCACCATCGTCGCCTTGCGCAACCGCCTCGACGATATTTGCCGGCAGGAATTGGATGCCTTTCGCACAGACACCGGGCCATTCACGGAGGAACAGGAGAAGGCGCTGGCTGCGTTGACCTCCCGCATTACCCAGCGGCTTGCAGGTTTCCTGGCCCGAGAACTGAAGGAACATCCAGAGAAGCTGGAACAGGAACAGTTAGCTGCTGCTGTGCAGCGTCTTTTCCATCTGGAACAGCCTGGAGTGGCTGCTGCCGGCCCCACAAATTAA
- a CDS encoding tetratricopeptide repeat protein, whose product MAKALEAIPVTRRTEPTYWSSSQVYTLAIVCLIAGLAIGYLFRGSESPSANVQEAAQSPSAVPAGMAMPPVPGVDVKPTEEVIDQAAEPLLTQAKQNPQDASAIVKVANLYYDAKFYSKAIAYYQQALKINPNNADVITDMGTAYFYSGNPDQALKEFDRSLKVRPNHAGTLFNVGIVRWQGKMDPKGAAQAWEKLLKTNPSYPQRQQVEAMIEKAKQHSKM is encoded by the coding sequence ATGGCTAAAGCGTTGGAAGCAATACCGGTGACACGCCGCACCGAGCCCACCTATTGGTCCTCATCGCAGGTCTACACCCTGGCAATCGTCTGCCTCATTGCCGGGCTTGCCATTGGCTACCTGTTTCGTGGATCGGAGTCGCCGTCCGCCAACGTGCAGGAGGCGGCACAATCTCCATCGGCAGTTCCGGCAGGAATGGCGATGCCTCCCGTTCCCGGCGTGGATGTTAAACCTACGGAAGAGGTGATCGATCAGGCGGCCGAGCCGCTTCTAACACAAGCCAAGCAGAACCCACAGGACGCGAGCGCAATCGTGAAAGTCGCAAATTTATATTACGACGCTAAGTTTTATTCCAAGGCGATCGCCTATTACCAGCAGGCTTTGAAGATCAATCCCAACAATGCCGACGTGATCACAGATATGGGAACGGCCTATTTCTATAGTGGCAATCCCGACCAGGCATTGAAGGAGTTCGATCGCTCACTCAAGGTTCGACCCAATCATGCGGGCACCTTGTTCAACGTCGGTATCGTTCGCTGGCAAGGCAAGATGGATCCCAAAGGCGCAGCCCAGGCTTGGGAAAAGCTGTTGAAGACCAACCCCAGCTATCCCCAGCGCCAACAGGTGGAAGCCATGATCGAGAAGGCTAAGCAGCACTCCAAGATGTGA